A genomic segment from Paraburkholderia hayleyella encodes:
- a CDS encoding Lrp/AsnC family transcriptional regulator, translating to MTGIDMDAIDRRILAILQENGRLSNQEIAERVNLSPSPCLRRIRRLEESGVICGYVALLDAQRLGLDLLAYVNVRLEKRGVPLESSAALRVRTTHAEFFRASVQAWPEVVACHAMTGEMDYLLRVRVEDMAHFSRFVQDQLLHHPSVIDVKTSFSLETIKETTALPIR from the coding sequence ATGACTGGTATTGACATGGATGCAATCGACCGCAGAATTCTTGCAATCCTCCAGGAGAACGGACGCTTGTCGAATCAGGAGATTGCCGAGCGCGTCAATCTCTCTCCGAGCCCGTGTTTGCGGCGGATTCGGCGGCTTGAAGAGAGCGGGGTGATTTGCGGCTATGTCGCATTGCTCGACGCACAGCGGCTTGGTCTTGATTTGCTCGCTTACGTGAATGTGCGGCTGGAAAAGCGCGGCGTGCCTCTGGAGAGCAGCGCGGCGCTACGGGTGCGAACAACGCATGCTGAATTTTTTCGTGCTTCAGTTCAGGCTTGGCCGGAAGTGGTGGCCTGTCACGCGATGACGGGAGAAATGGATTATCTGTTGCGCGTCCGGGTGGAGGACATGGCGCATTTTTCACGTTTTGTGCAGGATCAGTTGCTGCACCACCCCTCGGTCATCGACGTCAAGACGAGCTTTTCACTCGAAACAATCAAGGAAACCACGGCGCTACCGATTCGTTAA
- a CDS encoding NADP-dependent malic enzyme yields the protein MDEQLKQSALAYHQNPKPGKISVTPTKPLSNQLDLSLAYSPGVAAACEAIYANPLDAQKYTSRGNLVGVITNGTAVLGLGNIGPLAAKPVMEGKGCLFKKFAGIDVFDIELAESDPDKLVEAIAMLEPTLGGINLEDIKAPECFYIEKKLRERMKIPVFHDDQHGTAIIASAAILNGLKVVGKKLDEVKLVCSGAGAAAIACLDLLVNLGLSKKNVLVADSKGVIYEGRGNLDPSKERYAANTSARTLADAIQGADVFLGCSSAGVLKPEMVKEMGTQPLILALANPEPEIRPEEAKKVRPDCIIATGRSDYPNQVNNVLCFPFIFRGALDVGATTITEEMKLACVRAIAELAEETDQGDEVAKAYEGHSLEFGPDYLIPKPFDPRLIIKIAPAVAQAAMDSGVATRPILDMDAYREELGTTVYRSGMVMRPVFAAAKAQAARIVFAEGEDERVLRAAQFVLLEKIARPIIIGRPAVVEMRLKKMGSKLRCGEDFEIVNPEDDPRYQKCWQEYHEIGAREGVTPEVAKAAMRKFNTLIGAILVRLGDADGMICGMIDTYHSHLKFIEQVLGKADNAQSLAAMNLLMLPGRNLFICDTYVNEQPDAEQLADMTILAAREIEKFGITPKVALLSNSNFGSAPSASSQRMAAARKLIVQRAPGLEVDGEMHGDAALSEVVRKAAFPGSALTGEANLLIMPNVEAANITYNLLKMIGGDGVTVGPFLLGVEKPVHILTPAATARRIINMTAVAAANVRAG from the coding sequence ATGGACGAACAACTGAAGCAAAGCGCTCTCGCCTATCACCAGAATCCGAAACCCGGCAAGATTTCCGTCACGCCAACCAAACCGCTGTCGAACCAGCTGGATCTTTCGCTTGCGTATTCACCGGGTGTTGCCGCGGCGTGCGAGGCGATTTATGCCAATCCGCTTGACGCGCAAAAGTACACTTCGCGCGGTAACCTGGTGGGTGTGATTACAAATGGTACGGCAGTGCTTGGGCTGGGCAATATCGGGCCGCTGGCCGCCAAGCCGGTGATGGAAGGCAAGGGTTGCCTGTTTAAGAAGTTCGCCGGCATTGACGTATTTGATATCGAGCTGGCTGAGTCCGATCCGGACAAGCTGGTCGAAGCCATTGCGATGCTCGAGCCCACGCTGGGCGGTATCAATCTCGAAGACATCAAGGCGCCCGAGTGCTTTTACATCGAGAAAAAACTCCGTGAGCGGATGAAGATTCCGGTGTTCCACGATGACCAGCACGGTACGGCCATCATTGCTTCAGCCGCGATTCTCAACGGCCTGAAAGTCGTCGGAAAAAAGCTCGATGAAGTCAAACTGGTGTGCTCCGGCGCAGGCGCTGCCGCGATTGCATGCCTCGACTTGCTGGTCAATCTCGGTCTGTCAAAGAAGAATGTTCTGGTCGCTGATTCAAAAGGCGTGATTTACGAAGGCCGTGGCAATCTCGATCCGTCGAAAGAGCGCTATGCCGCCAATACCTCTGCCCGCACGCTTGCAGATGCAATCCAGGGGGCCGATGTGTTTCTCGGCTGTTCCAGCGCTGGCGTGCTGAAGCCCGAGATGGTCAAGGAAATGGGCACGCAGCCGCTGATTCTCGCGCTGGCCAATCCCGAACCGGAAATTCGCCCCGAAGAGGCGAAAAAAGTGCGTCCAGACTGCATCATCGCCACAGGTCGATCGGACTATCCGAATCAGGTCAATAACGTGCTGTGTTTTCCGTTTATCTTCCGCGGCGCGCTGGATGTCGGCGCCACGACGATCACCGAGGAAATGAAGCTAGCCTGCGTTCGCGCCATCGCCGAGCTTGCTGAAGAAACCGACCAGGGCGATGAAGTCGCAAAAGCCTATGAAGGCCACTCGCTTGAGTTCGGACCGGATTATCTGATTCCGAAGCCGTTCGACCCACGGCTCATCATCAAGATTGCACCGGCAGTGGCGCAGGCGGCGATGGATTCAGGCGTGGCCACGCGCCCAATTCTGGACATGGATGCCTACCGCGAAGAACTGGGTACAACCGTTTATCGCTCGGGCATGGTGATGCGTCCGGTGTTTGCCGCGGCGAAGGCACAGGCGGCGCGCATCGTGTTTGCTGAAGGTGAGGATGAGCGCGTGCTGCGTGCCGCGCAGTTCGTGCTGCTGGAAAAAATCGCCCGGCCGATCATTATTGGCCGGCCAGCTGTTGTCGAAATGCGTCTGAAGAAGATGGGTTCGAAACTGCGTTGCGGTGAAGATTTCGAAATCGTCAATCCTGAAGATGACCCGCGTTATCAGAAGTGCTGGCAGGAATATCACGAGATTGGTGCGCGCGAAGGTGTGACGCCTGAGGTGGCAAAAGCTGCGATGCGCAAGTTCAATACGCTGATTGGCGCGATCCTGGTGCGCCTGGGCGATGCGGATGGCATGATTTGCGGCATGATCGACACGTATCACAGCCATCTGAAGTTTATCGAGCAAGTGCTGGGCAAGGCTGATAACGCGCAGAGCCTGGCGGCCATGAACCTGCTGATGCTGCCGGGACGCAACCTGTTCATTTGCGATACTTACGTGAATGAGCAGCCAGACGCCGAGCAACTAGCTGACATGACCATTCTTGCCGCGCGTGAAATCGAGAAGTTTGGCATCACGCCAAAGGTGGCATTGCTTTCAAATTCGAACTTTGGCAGTGCGCCTTCTGCATCGTCGCAACGAATGGCGGCAGCGCGCAAGCTGATTGTGCAACGTGCGCCAGGTCTGGAAGTTGATGGTGAAATGCATGGCGATGCGGCGCTTTCCGAAGTGGTGCGCAAGGCCGCGTTCCCGGGGTCGGCACTGACGGGCGAAGCCAACTTGCTGATCATGCCGAATGTCGAAGCGGCCAACATAACGTACAACCTGCTGAAAATGATTGGCGGCGATGGTGTGACGGTCGGGCCCTTTCTGCTCGGCGTAGAAAAGCCGGTGCATATCCTGACGCCCGCCGCGACGGCGCGACGCATCATCAATATGACAGCGGTGGCTGCGGCGAACGTTCGCGCGGGGTGA
- a CDS encoding GNAT family N-acetyltransferase, translating into MNLPTTRVDAPTAQAEHLLQAAGYSAALVRELTSGDRDRLLSHFLALDEDDRLLRFGQIVPDHVIENYVRMIDFARDTVFGVFDSQLQLVGVGHLAYAPAEGDKRTAEFGVSVLESARGQGIGSKLFERAAIRSRNTHVSTLYVHCLSRNTTMMHIARKAGMKIEYAHGEADAYLTLPPADQSSILAEMLQEQAAVFDYAMKRQARQASKLIESFMPPGIAA; encoded by the coding sequence ATGAACTTGCCGACAACCCGAGTCGATGCGCCTACCGCGCAAGCTGAGCACCTGTTGCAGGCGGCGGGCTATTCGGCAGCACTCGTGCGGGAACTCACCTCAGGCGACCGCGATCGTCTTTTGAGTCACTTTCTGGCACTCGATGAGGACGACCGTTTGCTGCGTTTTGGCCAAATCGTGCCGGACCATGTGATAGAAAACTATGTGCGAATGATTGATTTCGCGCGCGATACGGTTTTCGGCGTTTTCGACAGCCAGTTGCAACTGGTCGGCGTCGGTCATCTAGCCTATGCTCCCGCCGAAGGTGACAAACGCACCGCCGAATTCGGTGTATCCGTGCTCGAAAGTGCGCGTGGCCAAGGCATCGGCTCGAAGCTGTTTGAACGCGCGGCAATCCGCAGCCGCAACACACACGTCAGCACACTGTACGTGCACTGTCTGTCACGCAACACGACGATGATGCATATCGCCCGCAAAGCTGGCATGAAAATCGAATACGCGCATGGCGAAGCCGATGCCTACCTCACCCTGCCGCCGGCTGACCAGTCGAGCATTCTGGCCGAAATGCTGCAGGAGCAAGCCGCCGTATTCGACTACGCGATGAAACGCCAGGCACGTCAGGCATCAAAGCTGATCGAATCGTTCATGCCACCCGGCATCGCCGCCTGA
- the paaE gene encoding 1,2-phenylacetyl-CoA epoxidase subunit PaaE, whose amino-acid sequence MARPHFNPLRIRDIRIETTDAVSIAFDVPPALRAQYHFTQGQFVTLKTQIGGEEIRRSYSICVGVTDYERDGELRIGIKRMRGGRFSNFAFDTLKPGYTLDVMTPDGRFFTHLNAMQRKQYVAFAGGSGITPVLSIIKTTLEVEPRSTFTLVYGNRSVDVIMFAEALEDLKNRFMSRFVLYHVLSDEAQDVALFNGVLDQRKCADFLTTLIAPDTIDEAFVCGPAPMMDAAEAALKAAGVPANKIHIERFGSPLPQAGAPSLEIDDAMPAAQLEIILDGKKRKLRLPYKGLSVLDAGLHAGLALPYACKGGVCCTCRARVLEGEVRMDKNYTLEEHEIHAGFVLTCQCHPLSERIVVSYDER is encoded by the coding sequence ATGGCCCGCCCGCACTTTAATCCGCTGCGTATTCGTGACATCCGGATTGAAACAACCGATGCGGTTTCAATCGCTTTCGACGTTCCGCCAGCGTTACGCGCGCAATATCACTTCACTCAAGGCCAATTCGTCACACTAAAAACCCAAATCGGCGGCGAAGAAATACGCCGCTCCTATTCCATCTGCGTAGGCGTCACAGATTACGAGCGTGATGGCGAATTACGCATCGGCATCAAACGCATGCGGGGTGGGCGGTTTTCAAACTTTGCTTTCGACACGCTGAAGCCCGGCTACACGCTCGACGTCATGACGCCGGATGGTCGATTTTTCACTCATCTGAATGCCATGCAGCGCAAGCAGTATGTGGCTTTTGCGGGTGGCTCCGGCATCACACCCGTGCTCTCCATCATCAAAACCACGCTGGAAGTCGAACCACGCAGCACGTTTACGCTGGTCTATGGCAACCGCAGTGTCGATGTCATCATGTTCGCTGAAGCGCTTGAGGACTTGAAAAATCGCTTCATGAGCCGCTTCGTGCTGTATCACGTGTTGTCGGACGAAGCTCAAGATGTCGCGCTATTTAACGGTGTACTCGACCAGCGCAAATGCGCTGACTTTCTCACGACACTCATCGCGCCTGACACCATCGATGAAGCCTTTGTCTGCGGGCCCGCTCCCATGATGGATGCAGCCGAAGCTGCCTTAAAAGCGGCCGGCGTGCCAGCCAACAAGATTCACATCGAACGTTTCGGCTCGCCGTTACCGCAAGCAGGCGCACCGTCCCTCGAAATTGATGACGCAATGCCCGCCGCCCAACTGGAAATTATCCTCGACGGCAAAAAGCGCAAGCTACGCTTGCCTTATAAGGGCTTAAGCGTGCTAGACGCAGGCTTGCACGCGGGCCTCGCGCTGCCGTATGCCTGCAAAGGTGGCGTGTGCTGCACCTGCCGCGCGCGCGTACTCGAAGGCGAAGTCAGAATGGACAAAAACTACACGCTCGAAGAACACGAGATTCACGCTGGATTTGTACTGACATGCCAGTGCCATCCCCTTAGCGAACGAATCGTCGTCAGCTACGACGAGCGCTAA
- a CDS encoding DUF1835 domain-containing protein, with product MTPIHITHGDTAADSLRRALQLANRDGKIEVMRDDLAVGPLRGIDDTSEARSEFWLQVIGDTAHDLDQTLNEQAAMLEQLASSSAPIVMWHGQSTGDQLALCRLCYHLRNSPQRLNEVRLSASHLAFDTHRADQATAIGMFEPEILSTHIADAAPISILRISRLALEWQEVKQANGETRRWRNNTFTSGSFAELDTFILERTAETWQRATPIVAALMAADMGFLVSDRLAFWRLHGLAAHGRIQLRGDPYDAQTLELCLAPQHHAAPLSSCLN from the coding sequence ATGACCCCGATCCATATCACCCACGGCGACACGGCCGCTGACAGTCTGCGTCGCGCATTGCAACTGGCGAACCGCGATGGAAAAATCGAAGTCATGCGTGACGATCTCGCCGTAGGCCCGCTCCGCGGCATTGACGACACCTCGGAGGCCAGAAGCGAATTCTGGCTACAAGTCATAGGCGATACAGCACATGATCTGGATCAGACCTTAAACGAGCAGGCTGCCATGCTGGAGCAGCTTGCCAGCAGCAGCGCCCCGATCGTGATGTGGCATGGACAAAGCACAGGCGATCAACTGGCGCTGTGCCGCCTCTGCTATCACTTGCGCAACAGCCCCCAACGACTGAACGAAGTCCGGCTATCCGCCAGCCATCTTGCATTCGATACGCACCGGGCCGACCAGGCAACGGCCATTGGCATGTTTGAACCCGAGATTTTAAGCACCCATATCGCTGATGCCGCGCCCATTTCGATACTGCGCATTAGCCGTCTTGCGCTTGAGTGGCAGGAAGTCAAACAGGCCAACGGCGAGACACGGCGCTGGCGCAACAATACGTTCACAAGCGGCAGCTTCGCTGAACTGGATACTTTTATTCTTGAGCGCACCGCCGAAACCTGGCAACGCGCCACCCCGATCGTGGCGGCACTCATGGCCGCCGACATGGGCTTTCTGGTCAGCGATCGCCTCGCATTCTGGCGTCTTCATGGCCTGGCCGCTCATGGCCGGATTCAATTACGGGGCGATCCCTATGACGCACAAACGCTGGAACTTTGCCTCGCTCCACAGCATCACGCCGCCCCACTCTCATCCTGTCTAAATTAA
- a CDS encoding indolepyruvate ferredoxin oxidoreductase family protein, with protein sequence MNAPLDAGQRASLEAALSSVTLDDKYTVERGRAYMSGIQALVRLPMLQQERDHAAGLNTAGFISGYRGSPLGGLDLSLWKAKAHLAAHRIVFQPGINEDLAATAVWGSQQVNLYPGARYDGVFSMWYGKGPGIDRSGDVFKHGNSAGSSAHGGVLVLAGDDHAAKSSTLAHQSEHVLKACGLPVLFPSNVQEYLDFGLHGWAMSRYSGLWVAMKCVTDVVESSASVDIDPHRLRIVLPTDFALPEAGLNIRWPDPPLVQEARLLDYKWYAALAYVRANKLDRIEIDSAQARFGIMTAGKAYLDVRQALTDLGLDDATCSRIGIRLYKVGCVWPLEAQGAQTFARGLEEILVIEEKRQILEYAIKEELYNWPDTQRPRIYGKFDEKDGSGGEWSVPMGNWLLPAHYELSPAIIARAIAIRLDKFDLPADIRARIASRIAIIDAKEQALALPHSAAERKPWFCSGCPHNTSTNVPEGSRAMAGIGCHYMTLWMDRQTSTFSQMGGEGVAWIGQAPFTEDKHVFANLGDGTYFHSGLLAIRAAIASKTNITYKILYNDAVAMTGGQPVDGVLTVPQISHQLAAEGAACIVIVTDEPQKYHGTTQLPPDVSIHHRDELDAIQRKLREIPGTTILIYDQTCATEKRRRRKRGTYSDPAKRVVINEAVCEGCGDCSVQSNCLSVEPLDTEYGTKRQINQSSCNKDFSCLKGFCPSFVAVEGGQLRKPKPIADIAYDTLPALPEPSLPAIERPYGVLVTGVGGTGVVTIGALLGMAAHLEHKGVTVLDVTGLAQKGGAVMSHVQIANQPNDIHATRIAMGEASLVIGCDAIVSASDDCLSRMQVGQTRVVLNSASTPTSEFIKNPNWRFPGANAEADVKRAAGEANVASVDARYFALTLLGDAIYTNPFVLGYAWQKGWIPLAYESLLRAIELNGVQVEKNRSAFEWGRRTAHDPDAVQRATIAAAGHADDSNSVHVMSATVITLHTPKTLDTLIAKRVTALTAYQNAAYAQRYSMLVEHVRAAERRLTPEASVMHEPLAEAVSRNLYKLMAYKDEYEVARLHADPAFIAKIKAQFEGDWKLKFYLAPPLLAKKDAHGHLVKKQYGPWILSVFRVLAKLKCLRGGPLDIFGKTAERRIERALIDEYEALVRELTHDLRAERLALAVELASLPEEIRGYGHVKDHNLHAVRIKWQALLQRWRTPEGGTRHAA encoded by the coding sequence ATGAATGCCCCGCTAGACGCTGGCCAGCGGGCCTCACTCGAGGCCGCGCTATCTTCCGTCACCCTTGACGACAAATACACCGTTGAGCGCGGTCGCGCCTATATGAGCGGCATCCAGGCTCTTGTGCGCCTGCCCATGCTGCAACAGGAACGCGACCATGCGGCCGGGCTCAATACTGCCGGTTTCATCTCGGGCTATCGCGGCTCGCCGCTAGGCGGCCTCGATCTCTCGCTGTGGAAAGCCAAGGCCCATCTTGCAGCCCATCGGATCGTGTTCCAGCCAGGGATCAACGAAGATCTGGCGGCCACCGCAGTCTGGGGCTCGCAACAGGTGAACCTGTATCCCGGCGCACGCTATGACGGCGTCTTCTCGATGTGGTACGGCAAAGGCCCTGGCATAGACCGCTCAGGCGACGTATTCAAGCACGGCAATTCGGCTGGATCGTCGGCACATGGCGGCGTGCTGGTCCTCGCCGGTGACGACCACGCCGCGAAATCATCGACACTAGCGCATCAATCCGAACACGTGCTCAAGGCATGCGGGTTACCCGTGCTGTTTCCGTCGAACGTTCAGGAATATCTCGACTTCGGCCTGCACGGCTGGGCAATGAGCCGTTATTCGGGCCTTTGGGTCGCCATGAAGTGCGTGACCGATGTGGTTGAATCGTCCGCTTCAGTCGATATTGATCCGCATCGCCTGCGCATTGTTTTACCAACTGATTTTGCGTTACCCGAAGCAGGTCTGAATATTCGCTGGCCCGATCCGCCGCTCGTCCAGGAAGCACGCCTGCTCGATTACAAGTGGTATGCCGCGCTCGCCTATGTGCGGGCAAACAAGCTCGACCGGATAGAGATCGACTCAGCACAAGCCCGCTTCGGCATCATGACCGCGGGCAAAGCCTATCTTGACGTGCGCCAGGCGCTCACCGACCTCGGCCTGGATGACGCGACCTGCTCACGGATCGGTATCCGGTTATACAAAGTGGGCTGCGTCTGGCCGCTCGAAGCCCAGGGCGCACAAACCTTTGCCCGAGGGCTCGAAGAAATTCTGGTGATTGAAGAAAAGCGTCAGATACTCGAATACGCGATCAAGGAAGAACTCTATAACTGGCCGGATACGCAACGGCCCCGCATCTACGGCAAGTTCGACGAAAAAGACGGCTCAGGCGGCGAATGGTCTGTGCCAATGGGCAACTGGCTTTTGCCGGCTCACTACGAACTATCGCCAGCCATCATTGCTCGCGCGATCGCCATACGGCTCGACAAATTCGATTTACCTGCCGACATACGTGCAAGAATTGCCAGCCGTATCGCTATCATTGACGCGAAAGAACAAGCGCTGGCATTGCCGCACAGTGCCGCAGAACGTAAACCGTGGTTTTGCTCCGGCTGTCCGCATAACACCTCGACCAACGTCCCCGAAGGTTCGCGCGCGATGGCAGGCATCGGCTGCCATTACATGACGCTATGGATGGACCGGCAAACCAGTACCTTCAGCCAGATGGGCGGTGAAGGTGTCGCGTGGATCGGCCAGGCGCCGTTCACGGAAGACAAACATGTTTTCGCTAACCTCGGTGACGGCACGTATTTCCATTCCGGCTTGCTCGCCATTCGTGCCGCAATCGCCTCAAAAACGAATATCACCTACAAGATTCTCTATAACGACGCTGTCGCAATGACCGGTGGCCAGCCCGTGGATGGCGTGCTGACCGTGCCACAGATCTCACATCAACTCGCGGCTGAAGGCGCCGCGTGTATTGTGATCGTCACCGACGAACCCCAGAAGTATCACGGCACCACCCAGCTCCCGCCAGACGTGAGCATCCACCACCGTGACGAGCTCGATGCCATTCAGCGCAAACTGCGCGAAATCCCAGGCACCACGATCCTGATCTACGACCAAACCTGCGCCACCGAAAAGCGCCGCCGCCGCAAACGCGGCACGTACTCCGATCCCGCCAAACGCGTCGTTATCAACGAAGCCGTCTGCGAAGGCTGTGGCGATTGTTCCGTGCAATCAAACTGTCTGTCCGTCGAGCCGCTCGACACCGAGTACGGGACCAAACGGCAGATCAACCAGTCGAGCTGCAACAAAGACTTCTCTTGCCTGAAAGGCTTTTGCCCGAGCTTTGTTGCCGTTGAAGGCGGCCAGTTACGCAAGCCCAAACCCATCGCCGACATCGCCTATGACACGCTGCCCGCCCTGCCCGAGCCCAGTCTGCCTGCGATTGAACGCCCGTATGGCGTGCTGGTGACAGGTGTCGGTGGCACAGGTGTCGTGACCATCGGCGCACTGCTCGGGATGGCCGCGCACCTTGAACACAAGGGCGTCACGGTGCTCGATGTCACCGGCCTCGCACAAAAAGGCGGCGCGGTGATGAGTCACGTGCAGATTGCGAACCAGCCCAACGACATCCATGCGACGCGTATTGCAATGGGCGAAGCCAGTTTGGTCATCGGCTGCGATGCCATCGTGAGCGCAAGCGACGACTGCCTGTCGCGGATGCAAGTGGGTCAAACACGTGTCGTGTTGAATAGCGCATCCACCCCTACCTCTGAGTTCATCAAAAACCCGAACTGGCGCTTTCCAGGCGCAAACGCAGAAGCCGACGTGAAACGAGCCGCAGGCGAAGCCAACGTCGCCAGCGTCGACGCACGTTATTTCGCGCTCACACTGTTGGGTGATGCGATCTACACGAACCCCTTCGTGCTGGGCTACGCCTGGCAAAAAGGCTGGATTCCGCTAGCTTATGAATCGTTGCTGCGTGCGATCGAACTCAATGGCGTGCAAGTAGAGAAAAATCGCAGCGCCTTCGAATGGGGCCGTCGCACCGCACACGATCCAGATGCGGTTCAACGCGCCACGATAGCGGCGGCGGGCCATGCGGACGATAGCAACAGCGTTCATGTCATGAGCGCCACCGTTATCACACTGCACACGCCCAAAACGCTCGACACATTGATCGCCAAACGCGTCACTGCGCTGACGGCATACCAAAACGCCGCCTACGCGCAGCGCTACAGCATGCTAGTCGAGCACGTGCGCGCAGCAGAACGCAGGCTCACACCCGAGGCTAGCGTCATGCACGAACCGTTGGCTGAAGCGGTGTCGCGCAACCTGTACAAGCTGATGGCATACAAAGACGAGTACGAAGTCGCGCGGCTGCATGCCGACCCCGCCTTCATCGCAAAAATCAAAGCGCAGTTCGAAGGTGACTGGAAGCTGAAGTTTTATCTCGCCCCACCGCTGCTAGCGAAAAAAGATGCGCATGGGCATCTGGTGAAAAAACAATACGGGCCATGGATACTAAGCGTGTTCCGCGTGCTGGCAAAACTGAAATGTCTACGCGGCGGCCCGCTGGATATCTTCGGTAAAACAGCGGAGCGCCGCATCGAACGCGCCTTGATTGACGAATATGAAGCCCTCGTGCGAGAACTGACGCACGACCTGCGTGCTGAGCGCCTGGCGCTCGCGGTCGAGCTCGCCAGCCTGCCAGAGGAGATTCGCGGCTACGGCCACGTGAAGGACCACAATCTGCACGCGGTGCGGATCAAATGGCAAGCGCTACTGCAACGCTGGAGAACACCAGAAGGCGGGACACGCCACGCAGCCTAG
- a CDS encoding TetR/AcrR family transcriptional regulator: MARTRAPDHETQRDQILELAAEKFALTSYASTSMINLATASGTSKARLYHYYESKEAILFDLLDRYTKRLMLIIAEVEGASQRRKLTERETFAELIRAFLSEYETSHSRHIALLNDVKYLAPPQREIILERQRDVVAAFTRQLTRAYPERATGDNQTALTMMVFGMINWTFTWLKPGGHMGYREFAEQVIGMVDHGLQPLS; this comes from the coding sequence ATGGCCCGCACCCGAGCACCCGATCACGAAACCCAGCGCGACCAGATTCTCGAACTGGCCGCCGAAAAATTTGCCCTAACCAGCTACGCAAGTACCTCGATGATCAACCTGGCGACGGCGAGCGGCACTTCGAAAGCCCGCCTCTATCACTATTACGAGAGTAAAGAGGCCATTCTGTTTGACCTGCTAGACCGCTATACCAAACGCCTGATGCTGATCATCGCGGAGGTGGAGGGCGCCAGCCAGCGGCGCAAGCTCACCGAACGCGAGACCTTCGCCGAACTCATCCGGGCCTTTCTCTCCGAATACGAAACATCGCATAGCCGACACATTGCGCTACTCAATGACGTCAAGTATCTGGCACCGCCCCAACGCGAAATCATTCTCGAACGCCAGCGCGACGTCGTCGCAGCCTTTACCCGCCAACTCACACGCGCCTATCCCGAACGTGCCACCGGCGATAACCAGACAGCACTTACGATGATGGTCTTTGGCATGATCAACTGGACCTTCACCTGGCTCAAACCTGGCGGCCACATGGGTTACCGCGAATTCGCCGAACAGGTAATCGGCATGGTGGACCATGGATTGCAGCCCCTCTCCTGA
- the hppD gene encoding 4-hydroxyphenylpyruvate dioxygenase yields MQVPTWDNPIGTDGFEFIEYTAPDPKALGKLFEQMGFSAIARHRHKDVVLYRQGEINFIVNAEPDSFAQRFARLHGPSICAIAFRVQDAAQAYQHALEHGAWGFDNKTGPMELNIPAIKGVGDSLIYFVDRWRGKNDAAPNSIGNIGIYDVDFEPIAGTDPNPVGHGLTYIDHLTHNVHRGRMQEWAEFYERLFNFREVRYFDIEGKVTGVKSKAMTSPCGKIRIPINEEGSDTPGQIQEYLDAYHGEGIQHIALGSDDIYRTVDGLRSADIALLDTIDTYYELVDQRVPNHGEPLDALRQRKILIDGKREDLLLQIFTENQIGPIFFEIIQRKGNQGFGEGNFKALFESIELDQIRRGVVQDKT; encoded by the coding sequence ATGCAAGTACCCACTTGGGATAATCCCATCGGCACCGACGGCTTTGAATTTATCGAATACACGGCCCCAGACCCTAAAGCGCTGGGCAAGTTATTCGAACAGATGGGCTTTAGCGCAATTGCCCGCCATCGGCACAAGGATGTGGTGCTGTATCGCCAGGGCGAAATCAATTTCATCGTGAACGCCGAACCCGATTCATTTGCGCAACGCTTTGCCCGCTTGCATGGCCCATCTATTTGCGCCATTGCGTTTCGCGTTCAGGATGCCGCTCAGGCCTATCAACATGCACTCGAACACGGCGCCTGGGGCTTCGACAATAAAACCGGCCCGATGGAACTCAACATTCCGGCGATCAAAGGGGTGGGAGATTCGCTGATTTATTTCGTCGATCGCTGGCGCGGTAAAAACGACGCAGCGCCCAACAGCATTGGCAACATCGGCATCTACGACGTCGATTTCGAACCCATTGCCGGCACCGATCCCAACCCAGTTGGCCATGGTCTCACCTACATTGACCATTTAACGCATAACGTACACCGTGGCCGGATGCAGGAATGGGCCGAATTTTATGAGCGCCTCTTCAATTTCCGGGAAGTGCGCTACTTCGATATCGAAGGCAAGGTAACGGGGGTGAAATCGAAAGCCATGACCTCGCCATGCGGCAAAATTCGCATCCCGATCAACGAGGAAGGCTCCGACACACCAGGCCAGATTCAGGAATATCTCGATGCTTACCATGGCGAAGGTATTCAGCACATCGCACTGGGCAGCGACGATATTTACCGAACCGTCGATGGATTACGTTCAGCGGATATCGCACTGCTTGACACGATCGACACTTACTATGAACTGGTCGATCAACGTGTGCCGAACCACGGCGAGCCGCTCGACGCGCTGCGTCAGCGCAAGATTCTGATCGACGGCAAGCGGGAGGATCTGTTGCTGCAAATTTTCACGGAGAACCAGATCGGTCCGATCTTCTTCGAGATTATTCAGCGCAAAGGTAATCAGGGATTTGGCGAAGGTAATTTCAAGGCGCTCTTTGAATCAATCGAACTAGACCAAATACGCCGGGGAGTGGTGCAAGACAAAACTTGA